In Campylobacter sp. VBCF_01 NA2, one DNA window encodes the following:
- a CDS encoding energy-coupling factor ABC transporter ATP-binding protein, which translates to MGERALFAGLNLDVAHKEKIVILGENGRGKTTLLEILCGLRAPSSGEIEIFHEKISSVKEFAKFRQNIGFLFQNSDEQFICANVFDDVAFGLRARNEAIKKGQNGGTKKAKILKFFRKNSGENLEQNSSENSSEIFTTPHNHHIKPRKILSEDEIKIQVDEILQRFGISHLRDAVPYHLSGGEKKLVALAGVIVCEPEIVLLDEPTTGLDFAMQSRVAKILKNLDISEIIVSHDEKFIGAVADKIYTLGEEGLFGINGEPCGI; encoded by the coding sequence AATCGTAATCTTGGGCGAAAATGGTCGTGGTAAAACCACGCTTTTGGAGATTTTGTGCGGGTTAAGGGCACCTAGTAGCGGAGAGATCGAGATTTTTCACGAAAAAATTTCTAGCGTCAAAGAGTTTGCGAAATTTCGCCAAAATATCGGGTTTTTGTTTCAAAACTCCGACGAGCAATTCATCTGCGCCAATGTCTTTGACGATGTCGCATTTGGGCTTAGGGCGCGAAACGAAGCGATAAAAAAGGGGCAAAACGGGGGCACAAAAAAGGCTAAAATTTTAAAATTTTTCCGTAAAAATTCGGGCGAAAATTTAGAGCAAAATTCCAGCGAAAATTCCAGCGAAATTTTCACCACGCCACACAATCACCACATAAAACCACGAAAAATTTTAAGCGAAGACGAGATAAAAATCCAAGTTGATGAGATTTTGCAACGCTTTGGAATCTCGCATTTAAGGGACGCCGTGCCGTATCATCTAAGTGGTGGCGAGAAAAAACTCGTAGCACTTGCTGGGGTGATCGTGTGCGAGCCTGAGATAGTTTTGCTCGATGAGCCCACGACTGGGCTTGATTTTGCTATGCAATCGCGCGTCGCAAAAATCCTCAAAAACCTCGATATTAGCGAGATTATCGTGAGCCATGATGAGAAATTTATAGGTGCTGTGGCGGATAAAATTTACACATTGGGCGAAGAGGGATTATTTGGCATAAATGGCGAGCCTTGCGGGATTTGA